In a single window of the Zea mays cultivar B73 chromosome 5, Zm-B73-REFERENCE-NAM-5.0, whole genome shotgun sequence genome:
- the LOC109939430 gene encoding NADH--cytochrome b5 reductase 1, giving the protein MAKTYPGRFKIYYVLNQPPENWNGGVGFVSKEMIQSHCPAPAEDIQILRCGPPPMNKAMAAHLDELNYTKEMQFQF; this is encoded by the exons ATGGCCAAAACCTATCCTGGCCGCTTTAAGATCTACTATGTGTTGAATCAG CCTCCTGAGAACTGGAACGGTGGTGTTGGGTTTGTGTCTAAGGAAATGATCCAATCTCATTGTCCAGCGCCTGCTGAGGACATTCAG ATCCTGAGATGTGGTCCTCCTCCGATGAACAAGGCCATGGCTGCACACCTTGACGAGCTCAACTACACAAAGGAGATGCAGTTCCAGTTCTAA